The genomic window CTTCCGGTAGCGCGGGGCCGCTTTCCCCGGTAGCTTGGGACACGCCGTGGTCTTCACGGACTTCGTTTTTATTGATCCCGGTCCCCATCAGTACGATGGCCGTATCGGTGGTTGTGCCCCCGCCGCCGCCGCCGGGCGTCGAACCGCCACCACCGCCTCCCCCCTTGGGGTTGATGCGTTCACTTTGCAACAATCGCTCGATGACTTCGGTTTCCGCTGCGATGGCCGCCATCCCGGTGTCGCCGTCGCGGAGGATGTCGGTGGCATCGTTCATCACCGGTACGACGCCGTCGAGCAGTTTTAGGTCTTTGGCAAACCGCTGGGCTCCTTCGGGCAAAGCTTCGATGGCTTCGATGACTTCGATGATTCGTCCGGCCAGTTGATTCTGTTCGCTGGCCAGACGTTTGGCCTCGCCCTCGTGTTTTTCCGCGTCAACTACTTCGCGGGCTTGCTGGGCCACGCGGGTTTCCTCACGCAGATTCATTTCGGCTTCCAGCACTTGCAAGACTTCCAGCACCAAGGAAGGAGGCAAACTACCGGGCGATTTGCCGCCTGGGCAACTGCCGCTGCTGGCCGGATCGACCAGGTCTTCGGCCCAGCGGTCCATGGCATCGGACCAGTAATCACACTGAGCAACCGAAGTGGCTTGTTCGGCCACCAGGTCGGTGCCCAATTGCCGCAGGCTGCCGATCACGTCCTGTTCTTTCATATCGTCGAGGATCATTTTGAACTGCGTCAACCGACGGCGTTCAAAGTAGGCTTGCATGTCATCCATGATCAAGGAAACGGTGCGAGCACTCTGGTGTTCCTGCTCCTGCAGCTCCGTCAGCTTGGCGGCGGTTTCGGTTTCATCCGGGACCTCTTCGCGTCCGAAGGTGTCGGTCAGGTCATCGGTCAGATGGCCGCCGATCAGGTACTGATGACGCGAGGCGGCTTTAAGGCGTTTGACCAAGGTGCTGCCTTCCAGGTTGCCCAGGATCTGATTCAACTCGTCGGCAATCTTTTCGAATTCGGCTAATAGGTCGCTTTGTTCCTCGACGGCCTGGTCGACATTCTCATTGGCCGGCGGCGGAGGTTCTGCCGGTTCGCCACCGGGGCCGATGAGGGTGGTTTTGACCAAGCCCAACGATGGCTGAGAGGGTTTTTTCTTGCCGGGTTCGGATTCGCTTTCGGCCGGTTCGTTGGCGGGTTGTTGATTGGATTCGATATCCGCGATGCTGGGCGCGGGAGGTGTTTTCGGCGTGTCTTCTTCTTCCGACTCGCTGCCCTGCCCCGAGCCGGTGGCCTGCACCTTGCCGACCGCGGGGCCGCTGGGTTTGGGAGTACTGGAGACCGTTTTGGGTTGGTTGGCGGCTTCTTTTAACAGTTCCGCCACGGTGGGCATGCGGTTGCCGGAGATGTCTTTCAAGACCTGCAGCATTTCGGCCCAGCGGTCGAGATGCCCAACACCGATTTCCGGATTGCGAGCGGCCTGCCGCACCAGTTGTTCACCAGCCGCGGTCAGCTTTTCCAAGCGTCGACCGTTGGCGCGTTCGGCTTCCGCTTGACGGGCCAGTTGGCGACGCGTCTCGGGGTTATCCAGTTGGTCGGCGTCCAGTTCGCGAAATTCTTTGTTGGTTTCAAACAGTTGCCGTTCGCGGTCGCGGACTTCCAACGCTTTGCGGTGCCACTTGTTCAACTGCTCCGCCATCCAGATGGCGTGTTGATCGGGCGTCAGCACGTACACGGTGTAGGCCGCGGAGTAAACCGGTGGTCGGTCGGGTAGATAGTCTTCCGCCCAGATCCTCAGCTGCAGGGGCTGGGCGGGGATGCCCAAGGACTTGGCCGAAAAGGTGCCTTGGACTTCCATGCTGGAAGCATCCGGACTGCCGCCCGCCAAGGCTCGACTGCCTTCGGTGGGGGTTTCCACATAAGCGGCATCGAGGCTCGACCAGTGGATGCCCACGCGGCGGACACCAAAGTCGTCGCTGGCTTTGATTTTAAAGTTCAACAATTCCGAGTCCAGGATCACGCTGGTCCGCTGTAGGTCTTCACAGATCACCGTCGGCGGTTCGTCATCATGGGCCTCGATCGAAAGTGCAAAGGGTTCTCGACCGGCCAGTCCAAATTCGTCCTGCCAGTCCAGTTTTAGATTCACCAAAGCATCCACCCGGGCCGGTGAGGCGGCAAACCGTTCGCCCTCAGTGGCAACTGGTTGTTCGTTGACGCGGGCTTCCGTCAGTGGGCGACTGGCTGCGGCCGACACGGTGGCACGGCTGCCTTTGACCAGCGAGACGCTGCCGCTGCGGAGATCTTTTTCCAGGGGTTCGGGCAGTTGCAGATAGTCGGGCAACGAAACCTCGGCCATCAGCGAACGCAGTTCGGGTCGCAGTTTGGGTTGCACGTCGATGCGATGCACCGCGTCGCCGACCCGTACTTCCAGCTGGCTGTCTTCGATCAATGGCGGCAAGGTAAAGGAATAGCTTTCCTTCACCATTTCGACGTCGAGTGGTCGTTGCGAGCCGATTGTGACGCTGGCCGTATCGGGGTGCCACTGCGTGCTGGGAGCCAACTGGACCTGCAAGTCGAAGGGTTCGCCATGAGCCACGACCATTTGTTCGGGAAGCGGTTCCAGGTGCGTGAAGGTGTAACGCGGCGTCGGTTTCCAGGGGGCCAGAAAGCGAGCCCAGGCATTGGAGGTTGCCGCGGGGAACAGCACCAACAGGACCACAGCCCCGCCGGCGGCAACCAGTGCGGCGGTCGCCCAGCTGCGGTATCGCGAGGGCGGCGTGGCGGCGCGAAAATCTCGCTTGTTGGATTCTTCGGCAACTTGTTTGACGGCCGCGGCGCACAGCGCCAGCGAACGGTGCTGCTCGGCTTCGTTTTTCGTTAACTCGATGACCCCCAACAGTTGGTCACCCAACTGCGGCATCTTGTGGCTCAGCAACCGCGCCAATTGTTCGGTGCGGCGATGTCGCCAGACCCAGCGATGCAGGAACCAGGGCACCATGCCACAGCCCACCACGGCGCCCAGAAAAGCCAAGACGCGAATCGCTGCCGGGGTGTCGAAGAAGCGATCCAGCAGAAAGACAAACAGGAAGCCCAGCAGAACGCCCACGATGGCCATCGCCACCGCTTCGATCATTTTGATCTTCCAAACCACCTGTTTGTATCGATCCAGCTGGTTCTCCAATGACTTAGGAACCGTCAGTTTTGGTTGATCGCTCATTCGGTCTGTCCTTTATTGATTAAATCAATCCGACTGCTTTCCGCCCGATCCAAAACACGCCCAGCAGAAAAATCATTCCACCGGCCACCAATGGATGGCTCCACAACTGCACCCGTCGCACGGCCGGAGGCGGATCCGGTAGCGTTCGCAAGGCGTTTTTGATGGAGTCCAAATGGTTCATTTGAATGACCTGACCACGGGTCACCCGGGCGATCTCTTCCAGCACTTCCGGCCGCGCCGGTTTGCCCACGCGTTCCAACGCCGCCCCTTGTACAAACAGCGAAGTCTCCAGTGTGGCACCTGTCTGCTGGCAGGCAAGTGTGACCGCATGTTTACCGGCTTCCTGGGGGGAAAATCGACCCGCAAAGGCGCCCCATTGGTCGCCTTGGGACGCTAGCTGCACGGTTTGTCCGCGTCCGGAAGGTCCCACGATCCGCGCCGTGACGTCGCCGTCGGAGAGCGGTTCGCCGCTGTTTTCCATGACGTTGGCCGTGAGCGTGACCGTCTGACGGACCTGCGGTTGTTCGGGCGAATAATACAGCCGCATGGTTTCGCCTTTAGCCATGTTGCGCTGATAGGCCATCCAGCGAACGACTTGTCCCCAGAACCGGTAGTGGTACAGGTCCTCCACGCCTTTGCGCCATCGCCAGGCACCGTCGGTACCCATGAACAACACCTTGCCCGCGCCATAGGTGCGGGTAGCCAACAGCGGCAGGCGGCCGTATTCGTTGGAGATGTCTTTGTGGACGGCCAACACTTCACTGCCCGCCCGCGCCCGAGTCACCGGGGCGTACCACTGAAAGCCCGGCAGCCCTTCCCAGACTTCCACGTTGTCGTCGCGGGTATCGGCCAATTTGGTCAGCAGGCTCCGCCGTCCAAGTTCCGTCAATTCAAAATGGCTGGGCGTTCGCGAACCCCAACCGTCCGGTTGCAAGGCATCCATCACCACCGGGTACAGTTCCGACAACTTGGTTTCCAGCAAAGAGAACTGGCGGCCCTGCCAACCGGGGATGAACACCAGTCCGCTGGCCTGGTGTTCGACCAAGCCTTTGAGTTGTTCGCATTGCAGGTCGGTCAGCTGGTCATCTTCGATCCCCACGTCGCCCAGAAAGACCACGTCGTACTGCGACAGTTCATCACGGCCGGCGGGAAAGTCTTTGATGTAATCGGCGTTGCCACCGCCGGTCTTTTCCAGTTTGGGATGGAATAGCAGGCAGGAAACTTCGATGCCCGGGTCACGCGACAGAGCATTTCGCAGATAACGATATTCCCATCGCGGATAGGATTCGATCACCAACACGCGGAGCTTTTCTTCGCGGATCGAAATCGGCGCGGTCATTTGGTTGTTTTCGGCCAGTGTCTCGCTGCTGTGTTTGGGGATTTCCAGGGTCAGCGTGAAATCGCCGGTCGAACTGGGTTTCCAGATAATCGCGTCGCTGGTGCGTCCCATGGCCAGGATGCGGATGTCTTTGCTGATCGTCTCGCCGTCGGACGAACGCAGTACGATGGTGGTTTGGTAGTCGCGTGGCAGCGCGCTTTCGATGGTCAGCGGGATCCGCACCGCTTTGCCGCCGACGCCCACGGTGGGAACGTCAAAGCTGAGCAGTTCGACGTCGGGCAGTTGGCTGTCGCGGCCCGCCGGAACAGCAAACACCGGAACGCCTTTGGAACGCAGGCGAGCGGCCGCGTCGACCGGCGGCGCGCCGATGTTCCAGTCGCCGTCGGAAGCCAGCACCACGCCCAGCAAGCTGGATTGTTCGTCGATTACATCGCTGAGTGGTTTGGCCAGGTCCGAGCCTTCTTCGCTATCGCTGCCGGCAAAGGGCTGGATGACCACATTCATGCGTTCTTCCAGCGACTGCCAGGTTTCCGGTTCGGTCAGCGCTGCAATTGCTTGTTTACGCGGAACCGGAGGGCCCGATTCGCCGATCTGGCCGTCGACCGTGTCCATGCTGGCCGAGGCGTCATATAGCACGGCCACGGTGGGTTTTTCTTGGGGGCGATACTGCTGGACCCATTCCGGTTGATTCAACAGCAGCAGAGCCAGAACGATCAGCGTCAATCGCAGCAGTTCCAAAGCGCCGATGGCGCGGCGGTATCCACTGCGTCGCCAAGCCGTGAAACAAAACGCGGCCGCGGCGCTGACCAGCACGACCGACAAAAGCAGCGTCCACAGCGACCATTCGAAGGTCAGAGCTTGGGTGGAATTCATGATTCGGTGACGCTCCGCCGACGAGGCAAACACAGGGCGGCTTCGACGATCATGGCGACGACCATCAGCACCAAAAATAAACGCCAGATCTCTTGAACTAGCGAGTGGAGGTTGCCGGCGGTGTCATCCACGCGAGAAAAATCCAAACCGCCAAACAGGGTTTGCAGCTTGGCATCGCTGACCATTGCCGTGGCATCTTCGGCGACCGATCGATTGACCGCCACCAATTGTTCATCCGTGCGGTAGACGCCCTGATGAATGCCGTACTCCGAGGAGATGGCGTCGTCGGTGGTCGACACCGCACGCCAGTTTTCCGCCTGCACGGTGCCGGCAATCAGCGTCCGCGTATCGCTCAGCGCCGCGGCGCCCTTGCGGACCGCTCGTTGAATCGCCACGTACAACACCACGCCGTCTCGGGCCAGCGATGAATCCAAAGGGCTGGGCGTGGTGGTGCAGAAATAAACACCCAACGGGCCGGAATCGCCATCGTCGCTGGTGTCGTTGTCATCATTTGCCGCAGCGTTGTCCGCCGCGCCATCGCTTGCCGCGTCATGATCTGCCGAGGCGGTGGGTTGGTTGGCGTTGGGGGGCGCGGCGCGGACCAGCAGGGGCCGGTCACCATCCAGCGAGGCCAGCGGAATAAAGGGGCCTTCGATTCCCGCGTAGTTGCTAATTCGCAGTTGGCCGACCGGCAGCGCGGAACCGCTGAGCGTATTGGCCAGCAGGTCTTGATCGCCACGCCACTGGGCCACCGCGACGGCCTGTTCAGCTTGATTCCAGGGCCGCCAGCGGATCCCAAACATTTGGGCGTCGGAAGGATTGCGGGGCGGGAAGAATATCACCTGTCCGCCAGCTTTGACGAACGATTCAACTTGCGGGCGTTCTTCATCGGAGGGCAATTCACCCTGCCATAGCAGCAGCGAGACTTCTTCCCAGGCCACGGTCCCCAGTTGGCTGCGTGGGACCTGTTCGGCGCGATGGGGCACGTTTGGATCGGAAGCGATTTCAGCGGCCAGCTGCAGCGGTCGCGCGGCCTGAGGTTCGTCGGCGACCAGGATGGTTTTTCGTGGCGGAGGATCGTCAAACACAAAATAGGCGTCGTTGTCGGCGGGGTTGGCATCGGCGGGAATCGATACCCGCCCCCAGCCGCGTTGTAGTTTGTCGTCGATGGGGATCGGATGGTCTTTTAATTCCGCGTTGCCGCCCGACAGCGAAACGCTCCACTCCGACCGGGCGCCGTCGATTTCAAACTGCAGCGGAATTTTTCGAGCTTCCACCGTTTCACTGCCTCCGCGGATCCGCAACGAGACCAATAGATTGGTTTGATCACCGCGGGTTTGACGCCGCACGTCGGTGACGCGAAGCGAAAGGTTGTCGGGGGCTGGATCCCCGTAAGCCAATAGATTGATCTTGGTGGTTTGCGGCAACTCTTTGAAGGCGTCGCGAATCGCGGCCCAGCGACCGCTATCGGAATTCCAGTCGCTTTCTCGCAGGTCCGACACGATCCAGATATCGGCCCGCCCCACGCGGTTGGCTTTGACGTAGTCGTAGGCTTCCTGCAGCATTCCGGCCAGATCGGCCGTGTTGTCGGCGGCCGCCGTGTCGGGAGCTTCGGCCAGATCGTCGATCGATTCAAGTTCACGAACCTGCCCGTCGCCGCTGTCGATCAAGACCAGCCGGGCCGATTGCAAGGTTGAAAGTGCGGCCACCAGTTGTTGTCGAGCGGTGTCCAGTTTGGAGCTGGCCGTGCCGTCGCCGATCTGTTGCATGCTGGGCGAACGATCCAGCAGCACCAACGTCGTGTCGGCGGCGCCACCGGCGGTGGCGCCCAACCAACCGCTGGCCAGCGGACGGCTGATCACAAACAACAGTCCCGCGATCGCCAACATCCGAAAGGCCAGGATCAGCCACTGCCGCAGTCGAGCGTAGCCGCGGGACATGCGGTTGGCGGCCAGCAGAAACATCATCGCCGCCCAGGGCATCGTCTGGTAACGACGTTGATTGATCAGGTGAATGATCACCGGCAAGGCCACGATCGGCATCGCCAGCAGCATCCAGGGTTGCAGAAAACTCATCGCACTCCTCGGCCGCGAGTCCGCCCCACCAAAAACCGCATCAAGGACTGTTCGTAGGGTTCGTCGATGCGCACGCGGTGGTAGTCCACACCGGTTTCTAAAACGACTTTTTGCATCTGAGTCAGGTAGTCATGCAGGGCTGACTGGTAGCGGTCGGCGATGGTGTTGGGTTCGGCAAAGATCGCCGCGCCGCCTTCCATGTCCAAAAATCGCGTGGGTCGCTGGAAGGTGAAATCCAATTCGGCCGGGTCGAGCAACTGAAACGCCGCCAAGTCGTGTTTGCGGAATCGCAAGTGTTCGAAGCAGCCGCGGAGTTCTTCCGGGGGCAGGAAGAAGTCCGAGATGACCACGATCAAGGCTCGCTGTCGAACCGTTTCGGCCAGTTCATGCAGGACCGGGATCAACTGGGTGG from Roseimaritima ulvae includes these protein-coding regions:
- a CDS encoding BatA domain-containing protein, encoding MSFLQPWMLLAMPIVALPVIIHLINQRRYQTMPWAAMMFLLAANRMSRGYARLRQWLILAFRMLAIAGLLFVISRPLASGWLGATAGGAADTTLVLLDRSPSMQQIGDGTASSKLDTARQQLVAALSTLQSARLVLIDSGDGQVRELESIDDLAEAPDTAAADNTADLAGMLQEAYDYVKANRVGRADIWIVSDLRESDWNSDSGRWAAIRDAFKELPQTTKINLLAYGDPAPDNLSLRVTDVRRQTRGDQTNLLVSLRIRGGSETVEARKIPLQFEIDGARSEWSVSLSGGNAELKDHPIPIDDKLQRGWGRVSIPADANPADNDAYFVFDDPPPRKTILVADEPQAARPLQLAAEIASDPNVPHRAEQVPRSQLGTVAWEEVSLLLWQGELPSDEERPQVESFVKAGGQVIFFPPRNPSDAQMFGIRWRPWNQAEQAVAVAQWRGDQDLLANTLSGSALPVGQLRISNYAGIEGPFIPLASLDGDRPLLVRAAPPNANQPTASADHDAASDGAADNAAANDDNDTSDDGDSGPLGVYFCTTTPSPLDSSLARDGVVLYVAIQRAVRKGAAALSDTRTLIAGTVQAENWRAVSTTDDAISSEYGIHQGVYRTDEQLVAVNRSVAEDATAMVSDAKLQTLFGGLDFSRVDDTAGNLHSLVQEIWRLFLVLMVVAMIVEAALCLPRRRSVTES